One stretch of Variovorax sp. TBS-050B DNA includes these proteins:
- the rpe gene encoding ribulose-phosphate 3-epimerase: MSTPFRIAPSILSADFARLGDELTRVIAAGADWIHFDVMDNHYVPNLTFGPMVCKALRPYARTADGTPVPIDVHLMIEPVDALAAAFAEAGADYISFHPDASPHVNRSIQAIRAAGCKPGLVFNPGLGLEALDWAIDDIDLVLIMSVNPGFGGQSFIDSALRKIELARERITQSGRDIRLEVDGGIKADNIARVASAGADTFVAGSAIFNAKDYAAVIAQMRAQLAGVAQR, from the coding sequence GACGAACTGACCCGGGTCATCGCTGCCGGCGCCGACTGGATCCACTTCGACGTCATGGACAACCACTACGTGCCGAACCTGACCTTCGGTCCGATGGTCTGCAAGGCGCTGCGGCCCTATGCCAGGACCGCCGACGGCACGCCGGTGCCGATCGACGTGCACCTGATGATCGAGCCCGTCGATGCGCTCGCCGCCGCGTTCGCCGAGGCGGGCGCCGACTACATCAGCTTCCATCCCGACGCCTCGCCGCACGTGAACCGAAGCATCCAGGCCATCCGCGCCGCGGGCTGCAAGCCGGGGCTGGTGTTCAACCCGGGGCTGGGGCTGGAGGCGCTCGACTGGGCGATCGACGACATCGACCTGGTCCTGATCATGAGCGTGAACCCGGGCTTCGGCGGCCAGAGCTTCATCGACTCGGCGCTGCGCAAGATCGAGCTCGCGCGCGAGCGCATCACGCAGAGCGGCCGCGACATCCGGCTCGAAGTGGACGGCGGCATCAAGGCCGACAACATCGCGCGCGTCGCCTCGGCGGGCGCCGACACCTTCGTGGCCGGCAGCGCGATCTTCAATGCCAAGGACTACGCGGCGGTGATCGCGCAGATGCGCGCGCAGCTCGCGGGCGTGGCGCAGCGCTGA